A genome region from Aphelocoma coerulescens isolate FSJ_1873_10779 chromosome Z unlocalized genomic scaffold, UR_Acoe_1.0 ChrZ, whole genome shotgun sequence includes the following:
- the GAS1 gene encoding growth arrest-specific protein 1, translating to MVARSPARHGGGGGGRRWPRAAAWLWLAAALGAVWPPRGSLVQGRRLICWQAVLQCQGEPECSYAYNQYAEACAPVLLQQQPPAAGGGDGPAGAAGAPASSRRRCPSHCIAALIQLNHTRRGPALEDCDCAQDENCRATKRAIEPCLPRTTSPTGGGPGGPGPGGPGVMGCTEARRRCDWDSRCSLALNRYMTYCGKLFNGLRCTPECRAVIEDMLAVPKAVLLNDCVCDGLERPICESVKENMARLCFGADMGGNGAGSSGGSDGGLEEYYDEDYEEEPSQKGRDDAEDNAGAEPGFPVQADNAGRPAWAAGALLASILVSLLPRL from the coding sequence ATGGTGGCCCGCTCGCCCGCTCGgcacggaggcggcggcggcgggcggcgctggCCGCGGGCGGCCGCCTGGCTGTGGTTGGCGGCGGCGCTGGGCGCCGTGTGGCCACCTCGGGGCTCACTGGTGCAGGGCCGGCGGCTGATCTGCTGGCAGGCGGTGTTGCAGTGTCAGGGGGAGCCCGAGTGCAGCTACGCGTACAACCAGTACGCCGAGGCGTGCGCCCcggtgctcctgcagcagcagccgccggcggcgggcggcggggacgGCCCGGCGGGCGCTGCAGGCGCGCCCGCCTCCTCCAGGCGGCGGTGCCCCAGCCACTGCATCGCGGCGCTCATCCAGCTCAACCACacccggcgtggcccggcgctggaGGACTGCGACTGCGCGCAGGACGAGAACTGCCGCGCCACCAAGCGCGCCATCGAGCCCTGCCTGCCCCGCACCACCAGCCCCacgggcggcggccccggcggccccggccccggcggcccCGGCGTCATGGGCTGCACGGAGGCGCGGCGGCGCTGCGACTGGGACAGCCGCTGCAGCCTGGCGCTGAACCGCTACATGACATACTGCGGGAAGCTGTTCAACGGGCTGCGCTGCACGCCCGAGTGCCGCGCCGTCATCGAGGACATGTTGGCCGTGCCCAAGGCCGTGCTGCTCAACGACTGCGTCTGCGACGGGCTGGAGCGGCCCATCTGCGAGTCGGTCAAGGAGAACATGGCCCGCCTCTGCTTCGGCGCCGACATGGGCGGCAACGGCGCGGGCAGCAGCGGCGGCTCGGACGGCGGCCTGGAGGAGTACTACGACGAGGACTACGAGGAGGAGCCGAGCCAGAAGGGGAGGGACGACGCGGAGGACAATGCGGGCGCCGAGCCCGGCTTCCCCGTGCAGGCGGATAACGCCGGCCGGCCCGCCTGGGCGGCCGGGGCGCTGCTCGCCTCCATCTTGGTGTCGCTGCTGCCGCGGCTCTAG